From the genome of Daphnia pulex isolate KAP4 chromosome 12, ASM2113471v1:
ATTTGGCTACATCTCTCATGCTGATGACTGCGATAATCTACAATTTCagaaaactattttattatcaggataaaattaaagtttagatttaaaaaataatacgagTGTGTACGTATATTACCGCAAGAGTCATCCTCATCCGAACGGTCAATGCAATCGTACTCTCCGTCGCACACTAAGGCATAGGGGATGCACTGCCGACCACATCGGAATCCATTTCGACACtatcattcattcattaaattgaaattgattaaGTGGTAGTGTACAACATCATTAACTTTATAGATCGATATCAGATGTCAAAAAGATACCGACTTACCTCCGTATTACAATACAGTTCATCATCTCCAACATATTCGCAATGTTGGATTCCATCGCAAATCCAACGAGACGGCTGGCATTCGTCATCACAGTAAAAATGATCACTTGGGCAATCATGTTGATTATTTTCAACAGCCGGATTGATTTGCGTGAATTCTATAAAAAACGCAAAATATAGTAGTGTTTAAAGTTGATTTAAATTACTATATTAAATTGTGATTTCGATAACCTCGGTCCACTGTGAAAATCTCCCATACAGTTGGTGATTTTGTCCAGGTGTCGTAGTACTCTGatgtaatttgaatttggtaaCTTCGGCATGGGTCCAACGGCACAAATCGACGAGGATACATATCAAtcttagaaaaaaacagtgaGAATATGTTGGTTTCCTCTGCCTCCCCGTGATAAAAACTGCGGATCTGACGGAACACGCTGGTATTTTCAGCGCTCTCCTCGCCttcctatttttaaataaaaaaactttgtaaAATTACGTACATAAGCAAATGTTAAGATCAAATTCTACTGGAAATATCTCTAGATGAAGCGCAGTCAGTTCTGGTGCACATTCAGAATTGTCCTTCCATTTTAAAGTCAAGGAAGTGGAATCTGCTTCAAAACTTAATAACGATTCCATGCTTATTGTTGAGTTATCGTTctacgagaaaaaaaagaaattgaaatgttattttaaaCGTTGAAAATTCTCAAttatcttttatactcaacTGCAGGTGGGACAACGATTTCGGCAAATAATGGTTTGCCTTTGAACGATTGATAATTTGGCACAACTTCGATTGTGTACATGTGACATTGAATGGGAACTTCTTTCAGTTCGAAGTGGCAAGTTTTCCCGCTGAATTTCGACGCAGGCGAGGAAAGGACGATGGAGAATGTGGCGTTGAAtcttttcaaacatttctggGGAATGGCCAAGTAATTTTCACCCGTAGACGGCTGCTTCGGGCTAGAATCGTAAACTCGAATCCAAAATCCAGAACTGAATTTGATACAATCAACTGAAAGTGGGGTCCACTCGATTTGGAGTGAGTTGTTCTCGCCTAACGTAGCTTCAATTTTCCCAGAAGGATTtatgtaattattttctaaatttaaaaaaaaaaaaaacaacaatactAATCACGATCTCTTTCatcatgtaaaataaaactacaaGAAAAATACCTGCATGATTGATGTCCAACAAGGTGGCCAAAGAACATTTGACTGCTCCCCTCAAATAGAGTATtgcattttggttttgtttcagATCAGCTTCAACTTTCgtaattaaaatcaaagaGCCAAGTGTTACTACATGAATATActaattaaatagaaaaattaagcTCGTTTACCGGATCGGACAGTCGAGTTCTTGGAAGAATCAAGCGAAGCAGACAGCGCCAGAATTTCAGtcaattcttcttctgttttcttatttgcGACGATAGAAATTAAACCTCGTACGACCGTCTCTAATTTTTCGAGGCGCTCCCGCAGATGCCGGCACTCCGCTGGGTTGCATTCCGAATTCGCCCATACATTACTGGTGCAGCTGATCACAAGGATCCCTAAAATTATCTCAAAATACCATCCCATGATTAATCACTTCCAACACTTTACTTGAGGAGGTATTTCAACACGTCAGTACGCCACCAGGAAAGCACTGCAACTTTTCAACCGATGACAAACTGTAGCGCACATTTTATATGCAACTGATTTTATTACACGCGCAGCTACAGACAGCAGCAAAACTGTCATAGCTAATTCTTATCAGAAATGCGTAGGAATTGAATTACAGCCTGCAGCCTAGCTATTTTTCATAATAAGCGGTTCAAGCTTAAATGATATCCCTCCCGTTTCATAGCTAAAATCTgcatttgtttatttgtctCGTCTGTCGATTGACTTGGTCAGGAACACGATATTTACATTGGCTCatatttctaataataaacaCGTACGAGATATTTTAACGCctagaaaaaatcagaaaaagaattcgaaaTCAAATTGAGTGTGCTCATGTGTTTGctatgagaaaaaacaaaaacgtgaGCTTATTTTTACTATGGGTGATTCTGCTGGGACATGCAAGTCCTGGATAAACAgtaaaaacgacaaaaataaaactttaataTATCATAATAAGGGGATGGTCTCTATCTAGAAATAAAACACGAGGTAGTGAAACAAActaaatgaaacaaaagtgGGTACCTCAGTTGATCATCTGTCTTCTAATGTTGGTCCTTGGCTGAGAAGACCGATAAAGACACAAGCTTGCTGCTGTGGCAGTTTTGCACTGCTGGTACCCGATGAGAAGGTTAACTTCAAACTACTTCAATCAGCAACAATCTGTGCTTCAGATTTTAACCAGTTTGTTGCTTCCAACTATTCTGTTACTTAAAATTTCTTGAATGTTCAGTGAATTTTACGAGGAAATGGTCGTAGAGCACGTGACCTAACGCTAAAATTCTTACAGCAAGTGACTAATTACATGTTATTAACCTTGAAATATCTAAAATGTGTATGCCCGTCGAAcgttattcttattcttgtcGTAGGCAGCTGTTAAGTTTCTATTTCTACTCCTAAAATCCTAATAGCAAACTAGTTTACTGGCACCAAATCTAGCACTAGCTGTTCTCCAAAATTCCATTTGCATCTAGTTCTGCTGTCGTCTGCTTTGCAAACTCCTTCACTGAAAGCAACGATAATGGCGCCCAAAAGTTCTATCGATTATTCGCTCGAATCGAATCGgttgcattttaatttttaagtcaataaaatattttttaaaaatgaaattacaatctgtaagaaagaaaaaaacatttggaataATTAATCATCACACGgaatttaattctttcaagcggggaaataatgcaaaaaaCTCTCAGGTACGAACCGATATCAAGATGAATATCAAGCGCTAAAAATAACATATAAATGACCCCATTAACATTGAGCCTCCAACCcccatattaaaaaataaaaacaaaccatttAAACCGATTTAAACGGTCGAGAACAAAGCCAGAAACCCCGGAAAAGTTGTGTCATCGTCGTCCGATGTAAATCTGACGAGTAATTCATTCGATGAGGAGatgatggtgaaaggtgtttTGGCCAATCCGGATTTCTCCAGAAGCAGCTGGGAATTTACTGCAGACCCGTCGTACACCTAATTAAACGGTGACATCCTCCTAAttgttaaatttgtttcattataGAAAATACAGGATAGCTCACGCACTGTGACAAAGTCGAATTTCTCTTGGGTTTTAAAGAAGGCAAATAAAAGTCGAATTTTCGTGCCCGGTGAAGTGACGATATTCCAGCGGTAATCGTACGAATTCGGATAAGCCGCTGGATAGTTGGGACTTTCAATTGTTCCTGACGATCCCACAATTATCTCCTTGCGCACCTTCATCTATATTTATATGACGTCAATGAAGTACAATTAAAATTAGTCTCAAATTGaagtattacattttttatcaGATTTGTGCTGTTGTGCACATCTTTCTAGTCATTCTTACAGTAGCAACACTCCAGCGGGCTGTGCTGTTGGACACTTCCGTCGGCTGTGGAAACCTGATTATCATTTTACGACTGATGGAATACAGGATTTCACTTGTCTGTGGGTTAGATGAAACGTCGTACAGCACTTGCCCTGTCGAGTTCCAACCGTCGTATACCTTTTATTAGCGTATGGTTTGTGCAAAAATGAGAGATGTGAAAATATAGCTTTTATAATTgataaacaaaattagaaaagaatgCTCACCGTCATGATGGGTTGATCTTGATCATCGTTACCAGCAGTGACGTTTGCAAtgcgatttctttttaaaataattcccgTTTCACCTTGTTCAGCTTCCACAAACCAGATACATTCGGTTATGCTGTCGTTAACCGAAAGATTATTTGGCGAGAAAACGACACCTTTCTCGTAGACGTAGCCTCCGCATCCTACCATTGAATAAGTCTGCATATAtaagtaaaaacaaagaaagtaATGAAAAGGAAACCCGCTTAAACCTGGAAAGAACGGCTCCAGCTTCATGGGCACCATATCCATCTAAACAGGGCaacaaaagtttgaaacaTTGAGATGATATACATTTACTATCGCCATACTTACGCTCGTATAATCGATATCAATCACAAACATTGCTGGGCAATACATTTCTGGAAACTCTATGTACAAATTATTAGAAGATGACCGCATAGACAAAGGTTTTGTTGATTCGTTATGAGACAATAGTAGAGGACTCGCCCAGTAAGGTCCGTCATAGATCTGTGCAAAAACTTTTCTTAATGATAGGCTTCCGACGTCGGTAAATGATAAATCTTTAGTTGTACATGTACAAtctatgtatgtatgtatgtaatgTACAGTCTAAAAATATCGTACCTTTAAAGTCTggtttctttcgtttctatAGCTATTAAAACTGAGCCAAATTGTGTGATTGGTTGGCACAGATACCAACACCACTTTTTTCGAGACAAGCTGGACATTACGATTGCACATTATCATTTCCGAATTTAAATGTCCTGTATAGTTGGTCAGCTGGTTACAACTTTCTTGCTGATTTCTGAGATAATCTACAGTTTCTCAAAACAGTTGTCTTAGAAAAAATTGCGGAGAATGGTACCTGttgaagttttttaaaaatgattattatataaaataaaatatgtaccACAGTCATTTTCGTCGGAACCGTCAACACAATCGATAAATCTATCGCATACATAGGAAGAAGGGATGCACTGCCGGCCACATCGGAATTCACAATtctgcatcattatcaaagtGAACAGTGATTAGTAGAAcaacaatattttataaatcaaattctaaatgtgttttttaaataacaatcgGCTTACTTCATCACTGTGACAATTCAATTCATCATCCACCGAATTACAGTCACGAGTTCCATCGCAAATCCAACCGAATGATCGGCATGAGCCGTCGCATTTAAATGCATCAATTTGGCAATCATATGGATTGTGTGTCGGATTCATTTGGGTGAATACTTGAGTAtatcgaaatattttaaagaatgaGTTTAATGTGTATAAAGATCTACTAATATCGTCTGTACCAGGCTCTTCCGTGAAAGTCTCCCATACAGACGGTGCTCTGGTCCAGGTGTTGGAATActctgattttatttcaattttgtatCTTCGACATGGGTCCAACGGCACCCATTCAACAGGACAATAAGTTTGATTTTCTGGAAGTGACAGCGAGAATACGTTGGTTTCCTCTGTCGGTTGTTTGAGACAATTTCGTGGAATCTGTAGCGACATGGTCGCATTACCAGCGTTTTCCATACCGTCCTAATATAAGAACCAAAGTAATAAcatgtagaaaaagaagagaagatttTAATTCAAGGTTACTGGAAATATCTTTAAATAGAGCGAAGTCAGCTGAGGTGTACACCCAGAATTATCTTTCCATTTTAGAGTAAATAAACTGGAATTGGATCCAACACTTATTAACGATTCCAAGCTTTTTGACGAGTTATCGTTctgcaagaaaaacaaacaaacaatttaattaCTAATTTAGTTgctgaaatattaaaatcatCTTGTTTACTTAACTGCAGGTGGGATAACGATTTCGGTAAATAATGCTTTGCCTTTGAGCGATTGATAATTTGGCACAACTTCGATTGTGTAAACCCGACACTGAATGAGAACATCATTCAGTTCGAAATGGCAAGTTTTCCCGCTGAATTTCGACGCAGACGAGGAAAGGACGATGGAGAATGTGGCGTTTGCCcgttttttcaaacatttctggGGAATGGCCAAGTAATTTTCGCCGGTGGACGGCTGCTTCTGGCTCGAATCGTATACCCGAATCCAAACGCCAGAACTGAATTTGATGCAATCAACTGAAAGTGGAGTCCACGCGATTTGGAGCAAGTTGTTCTCGCCTAAAGTAGCTTCGATTTTCCCAGACGGATTTATTCCAtcattttctataaaaaaaaaacaaacaaaaacaattagaCGAACGCGATCTGTTGTGATATACAATAAAATGAGAACACTAGGAGGAAATACCCGATCGATTGATGTCTAGTTGGTTGGCCAAAGAACATCTGACTGCTCCTCTCAAATGGAGTATggcattttggttttgtttctgaTCGACTTCAACTATTATTATAGTAAAATTCAAAGCGCAAAGGGTTACTATATGAACACTTACTAAATAGGAAAATTAAGTACGTTTACCGAGTCGGACAGTCGAGTTCTTGAAAGAATCAAGCGAAGCAGACAGCGCTAGAATTTCAGTCAATTCTTCCtctgttttcttgtttgcgACGATGGAAATTAAACCTCGTACGACCGTCTCTAATTTTTCGAGGCGCTCCCGCAAATGCCGGCACTCCGCTGGGTTGCATTCCGAATTCGCCCAAACATTACTGGTGCAGCTGATCACAAGGATCCCTAAAATCATCTCAAAATACCGTCCCATGATTAATCACTTCAACAATTTGTCAAGTAACAATAAACTAAAGTAGGTACTATTCCATCTCGCCAGAAAGCAAATTAGAATGTTACACTGTCCTTGTCAAACTGACGACAATCTGTAGCCCACACTTTTGCATTGAAAGCTGATTTCCTAGTACTCGTGCAGCTACAGATAGCAGCATCTATCTACCAAGCTAATTCTTATCAGAAACGAGTAGGAATTGAATTACAGGAATTTGAGCTTGCCAAAAGGGTAAATGTAGCGATTCAAACGTAAATAATATCCCCGTCGCTATAGTAGCTTCCATTTCATGGCAAGCGTCtgcattttatttacttttctaATCTTTCGATCGACTTGGATGGAACAAGTTATCTTGGCTCATATTTCTTACTAGTGAAAACGCACGAGATATTTTATCGCCcagcaaaaaccaaaaagaatttgtgaacaaaatgtgtttgatatgaaaaataacaaaaaatgaaacccaATCAtgcaatcaaaaacaaaagcgcAATTCCGGTCAACAAACGCATGCGGATGTCTAGGGTTTGACAACGTACCCGTCACAAATAACTTCAAAACAAGGAGCTATTACTCGAATGGATCAGaaatctaataattttttcgtttttcagacgtggtggccgagtggttaaggcgacagACTGCTAATCTGTTGTGCTCTGCACGCATGAGTTCGAATCTCATCCACGTCGATAATACAACAtcatattttatctttttgtatttctatCTTAATGCAATTGACCCCTCTCACTAttgtataaaaaggaaaaaatagcgTAAGTATTGCACGTTACTTTATGTCAAAAGACCCGACCAAAACGACCGTGCCCCCCTTCGTCGACTGTGCCGAGCTATTGCTGAGTAGTAATAATCTGGTGGATGTCAAATgtatcgaaaaaaagaaaaggatatgaCAGTCTATGTTACGCCAAATCAAACATAGCAAACTCGACGAGATAATTAGTCTGCCCTGCCAGAAAAcgtaacaaaacatttttaacgaTCACGATCAGATCTTAATTTCAGGTTGCCATAAAAGAAGTGAACGTTTTtagacattttcaaaatgtttacgATTCAGCATATGCAAAATTTTAAGTATGATATGAGCAATTTCACATTTAACCTAATACTTAATTCTACAACAATCAAAATGGTCTTACCTTGAAGCTCTAATAGTGCTGGTTAAGTTTGGTGCCGGAAATAGTTTTCCATGGTGGGGATGAAGAGTGGTATTTTTCCCCAGCTACACATTTGCAAAAAAGATCTGGTGGATCTGTTTATTTCTGCTGGATCTACCTAGCAGGGAGGAGAGCCTATGTCATTTTTCACAAGACTTGCAAGATTACTgagctgaaaaataaataccaaaaataGGTAACTGTATCACTATACATCATTTAGAACAgtaagggggggggagaatagttgaacaaatgaaattaagcAAAAGTGTGTACCTCATTTGATCATGTCTTCTAAAGTTGTTGGTTGAGAAGAATAACGATAAAGACACAAGCTTTCTTCTGTGGCAGTCTTGCACTGCTAGTACCATATGAGGCAGTTAACTTCAAACTTCATGATCCATCAACCATCAACAAACTGTGCAACAGATTTCACACATTTTAACCAATTTGTTGCTTCTAACTATTCTTGAATGTTCGGTAAATTTTATGAAAGGCAGTGACCGCACGTGACCTGCTAAAATCTAAAATTCTCAtctagcaaaaaaaaaagaggtgaCTAATATTATGTTAATACCTTAAAATAATAACTAAAATATGTATCCACGTAcgttattcttattcttttgacttttggtAGGCAATCCTAAACTACGAATATAAGTATTTTTACTGTATCTCATTTCAGTCAAGTTACGTCTGCTTTGTTATTGTTACCGTAACAGACGATGATGGCGCCAAAAAGTCCAATCGATAGTTTGCTCAAATCGATTACATAATTTTGCATTACAAAACTGACACAATAAAAATTCTgataaatttctatttttattttttctcgaaaTAAAATGACAGGTATGGCTAAAAAGTAACGAGTAAATTTGCCACTGATCAAAAGTGTTCCCATCAAACAACAAACTCCCCGGCTGCGGCTGCTAGGctgcaaaaatgatttaagaaAACCTCAACTGATGATGCGGAAAAAATAGCATTAATAATGCGATCCGGGCGGCAGGAACGGGTTAGTActcaaaatttacaaaagaaaGCAGTTTGTATTGCCCAACATAAACAAATTAACCAACCATTAAGGGTTATTCGATTCGAACTGCCAATTCTTTTCGATACCCATCGCTATCCAGCTGTTCAAATCTTTCTTCGCAATCTTTGTGCAGATTAACAAAACGATTTTCTGAAGAGGATTGTTCTCTTGCATCAACACATCGATTCCCTTTTTAGTGACATAGCAACACCCAATCATTTTCAAGCGCTAAAGATTACGAAAAGAGTGTAGGTCATTGGCCTTTTGCAGAATCGCATCAGTAAGAGTATAACAGGCCTCTAAATGAACAATAGCAAGCAACGGGGACCTTACTACTGACCTTACTAACTGCAAGCGGGGAAAATTAACGGCGACTTTATGTTTTTGGCTGTACTAATCATCGCGTTTCACTGGAATAAAGGGGATGAAAATATGGTAGTAAATCGCTTACCTTTCAATGGTCTTCAAGACTGAATCGTAGAAAATGCCGGACTTCTTTGAATCATTTATCTAATGATAAATGTTTAGCAACAAGCTTGGAGAAAATGGTGTCCAGCATACCAACTATTAGTTTGTGAGGCAGTGCAAGTCTGGGGTCAGCTTCTAGTAAATGTAGTTCGAACGGTAAATGTAGTTCGAACGCCATGTTGATAGatgtcttcctttttttagtgcGAATCACTGGCGAGTGGGAAAACCAAATGAAGGAATTTCTCGATTTCAGGATAGGCGAGGTCAGCGAAGAATAATGGCTGGACTaagttttgaatgtttctttaCCAGTTGATCCAAACCCGGCTTTGAACATCGGATTCATCTTGACTTACATTGGCCAAatcttgtgtgtttgttcgGTGTTTCTGAATTCTGAAGTAGACACATTATTCAATGTTTAAATAATACAAGAACAAATTAAGGAGATTACTAACCCCGTACTTTTTTGTGGTCAAAAAGATCAAACTGTGCCAGTGATCGAGGATTGATGAAATTAATCCGCAAAACGGTGACTGCGTGACTGAGATATTCCATTTGGGCAGAGGGATCGCTCGGACGATGAACAGCTTCCCAAGGTGTAAGCTTATACACAGATAAAAACTTAATTCTCTCTTCTTAACTTAAGAGTGGCCATCTGCCAGCAAGCTGTAAATCCCACATTCAGACTTCAGATGTTGTATGTTTTACCTATTGTTGTCACCCCAGAATAAAATTCTGAATATTGAGTTTAGGCTTTCCAAATCCAGAAACACCTTCGCTGATGAATGTGATGGATCCAAATAAGGCAGTGTTAATAACAATGACTCACTCCACATCCTATGAGTTATTAAAAGTAATGAATTTCTTctgtgaattgaaatttttataccGTTACCAATATCTTTGTGACTGTAGGATGATGGGTACAGCAGTAGGCCTACAGGGGATATTTTGCGGGTGGAGTCTCACAGAAAGATTTGTTGGCACAAGCGATAGgctgtaaaaattaaaacaattactTCAATCTTACTAATACCTtaaccagcagcaacaatctAATGAAATTGGTTTGTTTCAATTAACAAAACCAATTTCAGGGTCTCAACCAGTTCTTTAACATCTGTTACAAATTTATCAAGGGTCGACTTAAGCATGACTTTAGCCACACAGCATTGTACCATAAATCCTACAAATAATTCGTGTCTTTATCTTCATTAACATTGAAGTCCCTACGTCCCTACCAGAAATTGCTTTCACAAAAAGCACATTGTGGGCCAATGCGAGTGGACAAGAATGATTTAAATGGACAGGCAAGTTACCAAAGCAATTGATCTTAACGGATCTTTGATGGGACTGTAGTCAATATATTCATGATATCTTGATAAGAATAGCATAATCATTAATAGTAAAGAAAACTCCAGCTTCCgctgaaaacaaatttaccttGGCCATTAAGCGCCTTTAATCTTTTGAAACATGTTTCGACTTAGCAGCAGAGCCCAAACAATGGCGGAGGCGGAGGGTGGTGGCACTGGTGGCTGGTTGGTTGAGCAGAGTCTGGAGACATCAATCCATCATAGTTCAAATGTTTGCTGCTAGATGTCAGTTTTTTCCCTTCTGGCgcattatttgaattaatgaaaatgaaaaactgattttttcaCGAAAGGAAATAACAGGTTATTTGAGTGGCCCCTGAATAAATCTTTTACATTGAATCTTATGAACactcgaaaggaaaaaaaggcaagaCCGACCCAACAAAATGCGATCAGGACGTGTTACGAATTGTGTCCCATTCATTCCCgggaaattatttaaaacaaaatttggtcTAGATTACAGACTTGACCATTGTTTGTATTTGTAAAATGTAACGAGAATTAGATACTGATTGAAATGCTCCCATGAAACAAAGCTAATTTATTTAAGAATACCTCACAACATTCCTCAACTGATGATGCGGAAAAGTGAGCATTTCGATCCGGGCGAAAGGAATGGGTTAGGAGACGAAATGTACAAAGTAAAGGAAGGCTTTTTATTCCCAACATAAACAAATAATCCAACTAAGGGTCAGCACTTAATCTGAACTCCCAATTCATTTCGGTCGCCATCGCTTTCCAGTTGTTCACATCTTCGTCCGTAATATTTCCGCAGCGGGAGAAACCGATTACCTCGAGGGGATTATTCTCTTGCATGAAGACATCGATTCCCTGTTTTGTGACGGAGGTACAGCGATCAATACTCAAGAACTCAAGATTACGAAAAGAGTGTAGGTCGTTAGCCTTTTGCAGAATCGCATCAGTAAGAGTATTACAGTAACCTAAGCTAACAGAAGAGAGTGACGGGGACGacaacaacttcaacaaaTTTTCAGGAGAAACGAGCGAATGTTGGTCATTACTACCGCCGTCTAAACGTAACTTCCTGAGATGCATTAATACGGGGATTTTCGTGTTTACCTGTGCCCGTTCTAGATTTGCAACCCGGGGCAACTCACGGCTTCTACTAAGACTCAAAGTGTGCAGATTGGGACAAAATCGGATAATTGCCGAAATATCAATGTCCAGGACGCGTCCTTCTATTTGGAGTAACGTCAACGATTTACCAAAGGATTTCAGAAGTGGAAGAATGCCTCGGTCAAACGTGACGCTTTCATCGAATCTATTCGAAAACCCATTGTCAAGATGGATACTTAAGACATAGAGCGTTTTGAGTGAAAGGATGCTTAAAAGATCAGCATTCTTAATTCCTCCAGGCAGTATTAGATGTAAATCCGTAATATAAGGACACAAGAGCAACGACTGCCCAAGAGTGCCACTTCTATAGAATCTCTGCATGAAACATTCGTAAGAGAGCAACGACAACGAGTATTGTTTGGGGGTGTTGGGTATCTTTTGATCTAACGCAGTTTCTGCTATAGAAGCCAAACCTTCAACAAGAGACTCGTGGTACAGGATCTTTAATAAAGGTAAATTGTCAAGGGCCATTC
Proteins encoded in this window:
- the LOC124208835 gene encoding uncharacterized protein LOC124208835; the protein is MALDNLPLLKILYHESLVEGLASIAETALDQKIPNTPKQYSLSLLSYECFMQRFYRSGTLGQSLLLCPYITDLHLILPGGIKNADLLSILSLKTLYVLSIHLDNGFSNRFDESVTFDRGILPLLKSFGKSLTLLQIEGRVLDIDISAIIRFCPNLHTLSLSRSRELPRVANLERAQVNTKIPVLMHLRKLRLDGGSNDQHSLVSPENLLKLLSSPSLSSVSLGYCNTLTDAILQKANDLHSFRNLEFLSIDRCTSVTKQGIDVFMQENNPLEVIGFSRCGNITDEDVNNWKAMATEMNWEFRLSADP